In Felis catus isolate Fca126 chromosome C2, F.catus_Fca126_mat1.0, whole genome shotgun sequence, a single window of DNA contains:
- the LOC102899974 gene encoding LOW QUALITY PROTEIN: hsp90 co-chaperone Cdc37-like (The sequence of the model RefSeq protein was modified relative to this genomic sequence to represent the inferred CDS: substituted 1 base at 1 genomic stop codon) has protein sequence MVDYSVWDHIEVSDDEDETHPKIDTASLFCWQHQARVERMEQFQKEEKELERGSRQCRHKVAECQWRLKKLEAAEGEGSKAELEWLQAEAQQLRKEERSWEQKLEEMRKKEKSMPWNVDTLSKDGFSKSMVNTKPKQTEESSEEVREQKHKTFVEKYEKQIKHFGMLHHWDDSQKYLSDNVHLVCEETTNYLVIWCIDLEVEEKCALMEQVAHQTIVMQFILELAKSLKVGPCACFRQFFTKIKTADCQYMEGFNDELEAFKERVWRHAKLHMEKAMKEXEEQQLRKWLGPGGLDPVEVHQSLSEELQKCFNMKDVQMLQDAISKMDSTDAKYHMQPCIDSGLWVPNSKSSEAKEREETGPGDPLLEAGPKPGDKKDVSE, from the coding sequence ATGGTGGACTATAGCGTGTGGGACCACATCGAGGTGTCTGACGATGAGGACGAGACGCACCCCAAAATCGACACAGCCAGTCTCTTCTGCTGGCAGCACCAGGCCCGGGTGGAGCGCATGGAGCAGTtccagaaggaggagaaggagctggAGAGGGGCTCCCGCCAGTGCAGGCACAAGGTGGCCGAGTGCCAGTGGAGGCTGAAGAAGCTGGAGGCCGCGGAGGGCGAGGGCAGCAAGGCGGAGCTAGAGTGGCTGCAGGCTGAGGCTCAGCAGCTGCGCAAGGAGGAGCGGAGCTGGgagcagaagctggaggagaTGCGCAAGAAGGAGAAGAGCATGCCCTGGAACGTGGACACACTCAGCAAGGACGGCTTCAGCAAGAGCATGGTCAATACCAAGCCAAAGCAGACGGAGGAGTCGTCAGAGGAAGTGAGGGAGCAGAAACACAAAACGTTCGTGGAGAAGTATGAGAAACAGATCAAGCACTTTGGCATGCTCCATCACTGGGACGACAGCCAGAAGTACCTGTCGGACAATGTCCATCTGGTGTGCGAGGAAACCACCAACTACCTTGTCATCTGGTGCATTGACCTAGAGGTGGAGGAGAAATGTGCACTCATGGAGCAGGTGGCCCACCAGACCATCGTCATGCAGTTCATCCTGGAGCTGGCTAAGAGCCTGAAGGTGGGTCCCTGTGCCTGCTTCCGGCAGTTCTTCACCAAGATCAAGACAGCCGACTGCCAGTACATGGAGGGCTTCAACGACGAACTGGAGGCCTTCAAGGAGCGCGTGTGGCGCCACGCCAAGCTGCACATGGAGAAGGCCATGAAGGAATAGGAGGAGCAGCAGCTCCGGAAGTGGCTCGGCCCGGGCGGTTTGGACCCCGTGGAGGTCCACCAGTCTCTCTCTGAGGAACTACAGAAATGCTTCAACATGAAAGATGTGCAGATGCTTCAAGACGCCATCAGCAAGATGGACAGCACCGATGCTAAGTACCACATGCAGCCCTGCATCGACTCTGGCCTCTGGGTCCCCAACTCCAAGTCCAGCGAGgccaaggagagggaggagacaggccCTGGGGACCCCTTGCTGGAAGCTGGCCCCAAGCCAGGAGACAAGAAGGATGTCAGTGAGTGA